A single region of the Populus nigra chromosome 2, ddPopNigr1.1, whole genome shotgun sequence genome encodes:
- the LOC133682249 gene encoding protein NRT1/ PTR FAMILY 7.2-like, translated as MACLNICKEEGSVKGKLVKKEQEVCTRDGSVDRHGDPAIRGRTGTWFAGILILVNQGLATLAFFGVGVNLVLFLTRVLGQDNADAANNVSKWTGTVYIFSLLGAFLSDSYWGRYKTCAIFQAIFVTGLVLLSLSSYLFLLKPRGCGDEHSPCGSHSTYQIVFFYFSIYLVALGNGGYQPNIATFGADQFDEEDPKEGHSKIAFFSYFYLALNLGSLFSNTILGYFEDRGMWALGFWSSAGSALLALVLFLIGTPRYRHFTPKGNPLSRCCQVMVAATRKWKVQRIPNQDDDQFESDVPKDRSKNGDRKILHTQGFRFLDRAAIITSKDYTENRIHDPWRVCTVTQVEEFKCILRLLPIWLCTILYSVVFTQMASLFVEQGADMKTTISKFHIPPASMSSFDILSVAAFIFIYRRVLDPLVARIRKDPKGLTELQRMGIGLVIAIIAMVSAGIVELFRLKYARKDCPRCESASSLSILWQIPQYVLIGASEVFMYVGQLEFFNGQAPDGLKSFGSALCMTSISLGNYVSSLLVTVVMKISTRDEMPGWIPGNLNKGHLDRFYFLLAVLTTADLVVYIICARWYKYIKFERQQEADSILSNEEADLRV; from the exons ATGGCCTGCTTAAATATTTGCAAAGAG GAAGGAAGCGTGAAGGGAAAGCTCGTGAAGAAGGAGCAGGAGGTTTGCACTAGGGATGGAAGCGTTGATCGACATGGCGATCCTGCAATCCGGGGGAGGACTGGGACTTGGTTCGCTGGAATCCTCATATTAG TGAATCAAGGGCTGGCGACGTTGGCCTTCTTTGGGGTAGGAGTGAACTTGGTTCTGTTTTTGACAAGAGTGTTGGGTCAAGACAATGCCGACGCTGCAAACAACGTCAGCAAATGGACTGGAACTGTTTACATATTCTCTCTTCTCGGCGCCTTCCTCAGCGACTCTTACTGGGGGAGGTACAAGACTTGTGCTATCTTCCAGGCCATCTTCGTCACT GGTCTGGTATTGTTGTCACTGTCTTCCTACTTATTCTTACTAAAGCCGAGGGGCTGTGGTGATGAACATTCTCCATGTGGATCCCATTCAACATACCAGATTGTCTTTTTCTACTTCTCCATCTATCTTGTTGCCCTTGGAAATGGAGGCTACCAGCCTAACATTGCTACCTTTGGGGCTGATCAGTTTGATGAAGAGGACCCTAAAGAAGGCCACTCTAAGATAGCTTTCTTTAGCTACTTTTACTTGGCTCTCAACCTTGGTTCTCTCTTTTCGAACACCATATTGGGCTATTTTGAGGACCGGGGCATGTGGGCGTTAGGATTCTGGTCATCTGCTGGCTCTGCTCTTTTGGCACTGGTCTTGTTTCTCATTGGGACTCCCAGGTATAGACACTTCACCCCCAAGGGAAACCCCCTCTCTAGGTGTTGCCAGGTGATGGTTGCTGCAACAAGAAAATGGAAGGTTCAGAGGATACCAAATCAAGATGATGATCAGTTTGAATCGGATGTCCCAAAGGACCGTTCCAAAAATGGGGATAGAAAGATACTACACACCCAAGGATTCAG ATTCTTGGATAGAGCTGCAATTATTACATCCAAGGATTATACAGAGAATCGCATTCACGATCCATGGCGTGTCTGCACAGTAACTCAAGTTGAAGAATTTAAATGCATCCTACGACTCCTCCCTATCTGGCTGTGCACGATTCTTTACTCTGTAGTTTTCACTCAAATGGCATCACTCTTCGTCGAACAAGGTGCTGATATGAAAACTACGATTTCGAAATTCCACATTCCTCCAGCAAGCATGTCTAGTTTCGACATACTCAGTGTTGCGGCTTTCATATTCATCTATAGGAGAGTTCTTGATCCCCTTGTTGCCAGAATAAGAAAGGACCCTAAGGGCCTGACAGAGCTTCAGAGGATGGGGATTGGTCTAGTTATCGCAATAATTGCAATGGTTTCGGCAGGGATTGTAGAGCTATTCAGGTTGAAGTACGCAAGAAAAGACTGTCCAAGATGCGAAAGTGCGAGTTCGTTGAGCATACTTTGGCAAATTCCTCAATATGTTCTGATAGGAGCATCTGAGGTGTTCATGTATGTGGGGCAATTGGAATTCTTCAATGGGCAAGCACCTGATGGATTGAAGAGCTTTGGCAGTGCACTTTGCATGACATCAATATCTCTAGGCAACTATGTGAGTAGCTTGCTAGTAACAGTCGTAATGAAGATATCTACCAGAGATGAGATGCCAGGATGGATCCCAGGAAACCTCAACAAGGGTCATCTAGACAGATTTTACTTCCTCTTGGCAGTTTTGACAACCGCAGATCTTGTTGTGTACATTATCTGTGCTAGATGGTACAAGTACATCAAGTTTGAGAGGCAGCAGGAAGCGGATAGTATATTAAGCAATGAAGAGGCAGACCTCAGAGTTTGA